TGTCCCCTGAAACTGGTCTCTTACCCTAATCGCTCCTGGGAGAGCAGGCTTCTGTGGAAGAAGGAAAAACACGATTCAGGAGAGCCTGGGATTCCAGGGCACCCAGGGCCCCGCCCTCTGCCAGCACTTCCCACCACCCCTCAAAGGGCAAAGCCAGGATCCATGCAGCTCCCTCTTGTGACCGTCCTTGGCTGAGCTCCTGGGGGGGAGAGCCCTGCAGAGCCCTCTCCCTACCCCTTTGCTTGGGGATGAAGATGCTGTCTGCGTTGAGGCCTCTGGCTGCTGCGACCTGCTCAAACTCCTGCAGGGCGTCTAGGTTGACTTCAGGGTACCTGCCTGTAGGAGAGGCCACGGGAGACAGGACTgtgggggcagagctgggagctgCTGCGTCTCCTTCCCAGCCTGGAAGACTGACCAGcgcagtgctggggagggagacCTCAACGTGGAGCTGGACCcagaggcctggggctggggcagagccCAGCTAGGAGAGGAAGACCAGGGGGCGTGAGCATCCACAGGGCACCCAGGGCAGCCGACCCAGAAGGCCCAGAGCCCCTCTCCCTAAAGCCACCCAGCCTCTCCCTGGTCAGGACAGAGTGGCAGGACCAAGTCTGCCCTGCAGGAGCGCAGACACCCAGTGTCTAATCCGAGTTGGACTTCCCACGCAGGCTCCCCATCCACGTCCTTCCCTGACCCCTGCTGGACTCCCCACAGGTACCCACGGATGGCCCTGCCAGGTTTCCGCAATGAGTCCTCGACTCATCCTGTGACATTCATGACATTGGTGGCCCTGTGCCCACAGCACCTCCTCCTTCCTGCGTTCCCATGCAGGGACGGGCCATCCCCCGTCCTGAGCTCTGAGGTGGGACTCGGGCTTCCTCTAGCAAAACCCATCATCTGGACAAGGTAGCCAGGTCCTTGGATCCTGGTGGCTCCTCctaggggaggggcagggggcccagggagaaaggagagggaccAAGGCTGGAGCCACCAGACACTGTGACTCACCCACAAGCTTTGCCATTTGGATCCGCTGCCCGTGCATGTGCCCCTCACAGTAGAGGATGTAGTGGTCCTCGTCCTGGGACTTAAGGACCTGCACCTCATGATTGCCCCCATCTGCAGAGGGACAGTGGGCGAGTTGGGGAGTGGCCCTGATCCTCCACTGAAGACCCAGGATGGCTGACTCCAGCCCAGAACACCCCTCAGtaactccccctccccctcccaggcTCCCTGACCTGGGTCCCCACCTGACCTGGCCCCAGGCCTTGGGGCCACTTCCCAGGAACCCAATGCACCCAAGAGATGGCACATGTCAAGCTGGTGAGTCTCAGGGAGGTCTGGGGCATGAGACTGGCAGAGGTTGGAGCTGGGGCAGCACAATCCACCCTCAACCCCAGCCAAGTACACCCCTGGCCCTGACCAATGCCAGGGGTCAGCTGTGGCCAAAGGGGGAGCCCTGGGCAGAGACCCCAGGCCTCATCCACCAGCCTCAGCAGCATTGGGGCGGGGAGTTTGACTCTGTGGAAAATGGTCTGGTGGGGGTGGAGGCTGGTATGTAGTAGGGCCAGAAACGAGAGCCTCAGGCCAAAGGCCACCCTGAGAAGCTGCCGGCTGGCCCCATGTGCCCATGGGTGGCCGGAGCTGTCCTGAACGGGCCCCAGCACTCACAGGCTGTGTATTTGCCCGGCTCGGCGGTCTTCTCTAGCACAGTGCTGACCTCGCGACACTGGCCTCCGATCCTGGAGGACAGAAGCTCCGTGGGCAACGCCGCCCTGCTCAGGGCAGCCACGGGGCCTGGCCTGGCAGGAGGGCCCCAGACAGGCCCAGGCCTCTCCACACAGGAAGTCAGGTGTGTTCACAGACGCTGAGCACCTGAACTGGTCCAGGCACCATGGCCCTCTGTGTCCCACGGAGAGCCTTTGGGCCCACAGTGGCCA
This portion of the Ictidomys tridecemlineatus isolate mIctTri1 chromosome 4, mIctTri1.hap1, whole genome shotgun sequence genome encodes:
- the LOC144377405 gene encoding von Ebner gland protein 1-like, with the translated sequence MKTLLLTLGLSLLAALRAQSLPVGDEENQDASGTWYLKATAADKEIPWTKLESVSVSPMTIKTLAGGHLEVTFTVLIGGQCREVSTVLEKTAEPGKYTAYGGNHEVQVLKSQDEDHYILYCEGHMHGQRIQMAKLVGRYPEVNLDALQEFEQVAAARGLNADSIFIPKQREACSPRSD